In a single window of the Silurus meridionalis isolate SWU-2019-XX chromosome 8, ASM1480568v1, whole genome shotgun sequence genome:
- the chrna2a gene encoding LOW QUALITY PROTEIN: neuronal acetylcholine receptor subunit alpha-2a (The sequence of the model RefSeq protein was modified relative to this genomic sequence to represent the inferred CDS: inserted 1 base in 1 codon): MGRDLFLFLAALRCWVCAADDWTHAYAEDELFKRLFSTYNKWSRPVQNITDVVIVKFGLSIAQLIDVDEKNQMMTTNVWLKQEWNDYKLRWEPSDYDNVTSIRVPSELIWVPDIVLYNNADGEFAVTHMTKAHLFYTGKXRWVPPAIYKSSCSIDVTFFPFDQQNCKMKFGSWTYDKAKIDLERIEKTVDLKDYWESGEWAIVNAVGTYNTKKYDCCHEIYPDITYFFIIRRLPLFYTINLIIPCLLISCLTVLVFYLPSDCGEKITLCISVLLSLTVFLLLITEIIPSTSLVIPLIGEYLLFTMIFVTLSIVITVFVLNVHHRSPSTHKMPCWVQSVFLGFIPRFLFMKRPEPGQTRHQQQEKRHAPSQCSNLSTSKSWLQQETDLDVGVLWNKKGNAACSFSPATSLNLSDSENSLKKCDMQQQGQRITLIQRPANLSHLESGSRLPCSPGLLQALEGVQYIADYLHVEDTDFSVKEDWKYVAMVIDRIFLWMFIIVCLLGTVGLFLPPWLSGMI, from the exons ATGGGACGggatctttttttgttcttggcGGCGTTGCGCTGCTGGGTCTGTGCAGCTG ATGACTGGACTCATGCATATGCTGAAGACGAGCTCTTTAAAAGGCTCTTTAGTACCTACAATAAGTGGTCCAGACCAGTGCAGAATATTACTGATGTAGTAATTGTCAAGTTCGGCctctcaattgctcagctgatTGATGTG GATGAGAAAAATCAGATGATGACGACAAATGTATGGCTGAAGCAG GAATGGAACGACTATAAACTGCGCTGGGAGCCCTCCGATTATGACAATGTAACATCCATCAGGGTCCCATCAGAGTTGATCTGGGTACCAGACATTGTCCTGTATAATAA TGCAGATGGTGAGTTTGCTGTAACTCACATGACCAAAGCCCACCTGTTCTACACAGGAA TGCGTTGGGTGCCGCCAGCCATCTACAAGAGCTCATGCAGCATTGATGTCACGTTCTTCCCCTTTGATCAGCAAAACTGCAAAATGAAGTTTGGCTCTTGGACATATGACAAAGCCAAAATTGACCTGGAGCGCATCGAAAAAACTGTGGACCTGAAGGATTATTGGGAGAGTGGGGAGTGGGCCATAGTGAATGCTGTCGGCACATACAACACCAAAAAATATGACTGCTGTCATGAAATTTACCCAGATATCACCTATTTCTTCATCATTCGTCGCCTTCCTCTATTCTACACAATTAACCTTATCATCCCCTGCTTGCTTATCTCCTGCCTGACCGTGCTGGTTTTCTACCTGCCTTCAGACTGTGGGGAGAAGATCACACTATGTATATCTGTTCTACTTTCCCTGACGGTCTTCCTCTTGCTCATTACTGAGATAATTCCGTCCACCTCTCTGGTCATCCCCCTCATTGGAGAGTACCTGCTCTTCACTATGATTTTTGTAACTCTctccatcgtcatcactgtgTTTGTACTGAACGTGCACCACCGCTCTCCCAGTACTCACAAGATGCCATGCTGGGTTCAGTCTGTATTCTTGGGATTTATCCCACGTTTTCTCTTTATGAAGCGTCCAGAGCCTGGGCAGACACGTCACCAGCAACAAGAAAAGAGACATGCTCCAAGTCAGTGCTCTAATCTCAGCACCTCTAAAAGTTGGCTGCAGCAGGAGACAGATTTGGATGTGGGTGTACTCTGGAATAAAAAGGGCAATGCAGCCTGTTCATTCTCTCCTGCTACATCTTTAAACTTGTCTGACTCTGAGAACTCACTGAAAAAGTGTGACATGCAACAGCAAGGACAAAGGATAACGCTCATTCAACGACCTGCCAACCTGAGCCATCTGGAGTCTGGGTCGAGACTGCCGTGCTCCCCAGGTCTACTACAGGCCTTGGAGGGAGTGCAATACATTGCAGATTACTTGCATGTTGAGGACACAGACTTCTCC GTCAAGGAGGACTGGAAATATGTAGCAATGGTGATTGACCGCATCTTCCTCTGGATGTTCATCATTGTATGCCTGCTGGGGACAGTTGGCCTCTTCTTGCCTCCCTGGCTCTCGGGGATGATCTAG